One genomic segment of Gottschalkia acidurici 9a includes these proteins:
- a CDS encoding MFS transporter, protein MKNKNFIIVVIGQIISLFGNAIQRFCMSLYILDLTGSAAIFSTILAISNIPYILFAPIAGLLADTVNRKKIMVYLDFISSLLLAIYSIVLINGMDNVMIVGIVMFILSIIYTLYSPSVTACIPQIVDKEKLASANGIIQQVGAIVNLLGPIVAGILYSFFDIKVIVMINAVSFFISAILEMFLQIPSLELKEKIKNPILKSFSEMKKSFIYLREKKKIVLGIIASYGLTNIFVVPILSIVSPYFIKVELSMSSAVYGFVEAIFVLGMIIGGLLVTFKPKMFKMKDIHKTMYPMIIAIMAMAISTYLTTESKFVILGIYSMGGLGIMLSLALSNVVSLTYIQSEIKEEMLGRVSAFSTAVATVSIAPGQLIYGQLIDFNFKLYYVLVLTFLLSIAVVNFVKWNARRDLAMKKIEYL, encoded by the coding sequence ATGAAAAATAAAAACTTTATTATAGTAGTTATAGGACAAATAATATCTTTATTTGGTAATGCAATTCAAAGATTTTGTATGTCTTTATATATCTTAGATTTAACAGGAAGCGCAGCTATTTTCTCAACAATATTGGCGATATCAAATATTCCATATATATTGTTTGCCCCCATTGCAGGACTATTGGCTGATACAGTAAATCGTAAAAAGATAATGGTATATCTTGATTTTATTAGTTCTTTACTATTAGCAATATATTCAATAGTCTTAATAAACGGAATGGATAATGTTATGATAGTGGGAATTGTAATGTTTATATTATCTATTATCTATACACTGTATAGCCCTTCTGTTACGGCATGTATTCCACAGATTGTTGATAAAGAAAAACTTGCATCAGCTAACGGAATAATTCAACAAGTAGGAGCAATAGTTAATCTACTTGGGCCTATTGTTGCTGGAATATTATATAGTTTTTTTGATATCAAAGTAATAGTGATGATAAATGCTGTTAGCTTTTTTATATCAGCTATTTTAGAAATGTTTTTACAAATTCCAAGCTTAGAATTAAAAGAAAAAATAAAAAATCCTATATTAAAGTCGTTCAGTGAAATGAAAAAGAGCTTTATATATTTAAGAGAGAAAAAGAAAATTGTACTGGGAATCATTGCTTCTTATGGATTAACAAATATATTTGTAGTGCCAATTTTAAGCATCGTATCTCCATATTTTATAAAAGTAGAACTAAGTATGTCTTCAGCTGTATATGGTTTTGTAGAAGCTATATTTGTTTTAGGAATGATAATAGGTGGATTATTAGTAACTTTTAAACCGAAAATGTTTAAGATGAAGGACATACACAAAACAATGTACCCTATGATAATCGCTATCATGGCTATGGCTATATCTACTTATTTAACTACAGAAAGTAAATTTGTTATTCTAGGTATTTACTCAATGGGTGGTCTTGGAATAATGTTATCTTTAGCATTGTCAAATGTTGTGTCTTTAACTTATATTCAAAGTGAAATTAAAGAAGAAATGCTTGGAAGAGTCAGTGCTTTTTCCACTGCCGTTGCTACAGTAAGTATTGCACCAGGACAATTAATATACGGTCAATTAATAGACTTTAACTTTAAACTTTATTATGTCTTAGTATTAACTTTTTTACTGAGTATAGCAGTAGTTAATTTTGTAAAATGGAATGCTAGACGTGATTTAGCAATGAAAAAGATAGAATACTTATAA
- a CDS encoding adenine deaminase — MEKTVNNLKTLIRAGRGIIPADKVILNGTLINVMTSEIYPADIAIYGDTIVATGDVKDYIGSETEVIDATGKYLSPGLIDGHIHSECSKLSITSFAKAVVPCGTTSIISGLDEYISVSGLEGLKEIFEEIKQTPLKVFWGAPYKTPYTIPKSTVAFNFDPSVHAEVQKWEECFGVWEVVREFIIEEDEDTLGAVVEAYKNRLPVFGCAPMARGKDLNGYLCSGVRLDHESYDHEEVVEKMRKGMHMLIRESSVTHFLEENIRAITEVNPRMARRVSFCTDDVTATDVLNNGHLDNVVRLAIKAGVEPMTAIQMGTINSAEAYRIDHLIGSISPGRLADILIVDDPEKFNVEAVISNGKLVARDKKLTFELKAPKRSPILSSELKCKTTTKEDFEYKVDIKNGQAKVLSMDVKGPFVRKRRDVLLKVENSVVLPDIEQDVAMVSVLERFGRNGNKSLAFCSGWKLKKGAMASSAAPDDNNIIVMGVDAEDMSIAVNHLIKNGGGQVVVSDGEIVEFLSLPVGGIVSDLEPEEIAYREDLLTKAARGLGCELPEPLMYMFFLPITAIQDYAITDVGPVDCVALTTFDPIIELIEK; from the coding sequence ATGGAAAAGACAGTAAACAATCTTAAAACTTTGATACGCGCAGGTAGGGGGATAATACCCGCAGATAAAGTAATTTTAAATGGTACACTCATAAATGTAATGACTAGTGAAATTTATCCAGCAGATATTGCTATTTATGGTGATACTATTGTAGCGACTGGAGATGTGAAGGACTATATTGGCTCAGAAACTGAAGTTATAGACGCTACAGGCAAATATCTTTCTCCGGGATTAATAGATGGACACATTCATAGTGAATGCAGCAAACTTAGTATTACAAGCTTTGCTAAAGCAGTAGTTCCTTGTGGGACAACAAGTATTATTTCAGGTTTAGATGAATACATTTCGGTTTCAGGACTTGAGGGACTTAAAGAGATTTTTGAAGAAATTAAGCAGACACCTTTGAAAGTATTTTGGGGTGCACCTTACAAAACACCGTATACAATTCCAAAATCTACAGTTGCATTTAATTTTGACCCATCAGTTCATGCTGAAGTTCAAAAATGGGAAGAGTGCTTTGGAGTATGGGAAGTAGTAAGAGAGTTCATAATAGAAGAAGATGAAGATACTTTAGGTGCAGTTGTAGAAGCATATAAAAATAGATTACCTGTATTTGGCTGCGCGCCAATGGCTAGAGGAAAAGATTTAAATGGATACTTATGTTCTGGAGTAAGACTTGATCATGAAAGCTATGATCATGAAGAAGTTGTAGAGAAAATGAGAAAAGGTATGCATATGCTTATTCGTGAATCATCAGTTACGCACTTCTTAGAAGAAAATATTAGAGCTATTACAGAAGTCAATCCAAGAATGGCAAGACGTGTGAGTTTCTGCACAGATGATGTTACGGCTACTGATGTACTTAACAATGGCCATTTAGATAATGTTGTTAGATTAGCAATTAAAGCTGGTGTTGAGCCAATGACAGCGATTCAAATGGGCACGATAAATAGTGCGGAGGCATATCGAATAGATCATCTTATTGGATCAATTTCTCCAGGAAGATTAGCGGATATACTAATAGTTGATGATCCAGAAAAGTTCAACGTAGAAGCTGTTATTAGTAATGGTAAACTTGTTGCAAGAGATAAAAAACTTACCTTTGAACTTAAAGCACCAAAAAGAAGTCCTATTTTAAGTAGTGAACTAAAGTGTAAAACAACAACTAAAGAAGATTTTGAATATAAAGTTGATATTAAAAATGGACAAGCAAAAGTTCTTTCTATGGATGTAAAAGGACCATTTGTTAGAAAAAGAAGAGATGTACTTTTAAAAGTAGAGAATTCAGTTGTACTTCCAGATATTGAGCAAGATGTTGCGATGGTTTCGGTTCTTGAGAGGTTTGGACGAAATGGGAATAAGTCCTTAGCTTTTTGTTCAGGTTGGAAACTAAAAAAAGGAGCTATGGCATCGTCTGCTGCACCAGATGATAACAACATAATTGTAATGGGTGTTGATGCAGAAGATATGTCAATTGCTGTAAATCATTTAATTAAAAATGGTGGAGGACAAGTTGTTGTATCAGATGGAGAGATTGTTGAATTTCTATCACTACCAGTTGGCGGGATTGTTAGTGACTTAGAGCCTGAAGAAATTGCATATAGAGAAGATCTTCTGACAAAGGCTGCTCGTGGTTTAGGGTGTGAATTACCAGAGCCTTTAATGTATATGTTCTTTCTACCTATAACAGCTATACAAGATTATGCTATTACAGATGTAGGTCCTGTTGACTGT